A window of Phoenix dactylifera cultivar Barhee BC4 unplaced genomic scaffold, palm_55x_up_171113_PBpolish2nd_filt_p 001325F, whole genome shotgun sequence genomic DNA:
AAAGGATGATAAGGATAAAAAAACTACCGAAAAAGAAACTAAAAAGAAGGTGATCAACGACATTGAGATCATAATATGTGAGCATCCAAAATGCCCGGATTCCTGCACGGAGCCGCCAAAAAAGATAAAGTGTCCACCACCGTGTGAACCACCATGTCAACCACCGTGTCCACCACCATGTCCACCATCGTGTCCACCACCGTGTGAACCACCGTGTCCACCAACGTGTGAACCACCATGTCCACCACCGTGTCCGCCACCGTGTCAACCACCAATTTGTCAGGTTTGTTGCTGGATGCCCAGCTCTGGCGGGTACCAAGGAGGGTCTCGGTGTTACTCTTGTGGAAGGATCTACGGATGTGCGCCTGATTGTCCACCAATGCCCTATGGTGGAACCTCTTATGGAGGATACCAGTTCATTCTTAAGGAGGATCCATCAGCGTCATGTACCATCATGTGATCATGTGTATCCGTGTTTTTCCTTTGCCAAAACTAATAACAGTAATAAGGGTGAACGATGTATGATTTATGGGGGAATAATGTGGAAATAAAATGTTATTTCagtgtaatattttcatttggaATATTGTGTGAAAGgaatattttatatatgctTGATAATGTAAAGTTTTTTCTTGGTGTTTTcctccaaaaataaataaacttaTATCagctagaagaaaaaaaagcctaCTAGGAAGATAAAGGCTGAGAACTTCCGATTATAAAATTTCCATCAGTACATCTGCGCCTACTGGCTAGCCAATATATCTAGAGATTGATTTCTCTCCTCATAGACATACATGTGAGACTTAGAATACCATTGGATCTAGAGAAGTATTCATCTTCTTTCGCACGAATCCATCATTGGATCACCCAAtgtacagatctcaaagcactccaaacttCATTATTTATCtgtctgcatagatctcaaaacgACCAATGGATAATTCAAAAGATCTGCAAAAGATACAACTCTAATCCTTCACGACTTCAAGTATTAAGCTTGGTTTGTTCTGGACTCATATATAGATACTGTGGGTAAGGCCACTCCCCTCTGCCTTTCTTCGGAAAAAATAGTCGCATCTGGTTTATCTGTCGGCTCCTATGTCCATGATCTCAAGATTGTTTGttagaaaatttttctttccacaTTGGACTATTAGTGGACATGAGGTCAAAAAACTGGCAACCAAAGAGCCTATAAACAACCAGCCAAATCATCTTCACAAGAGACTGCCAttatggtctttttttttttctttttttttttgctaggacAAAAGGAAGGAGGGGGGGTGAGGAGGAcctcacccgcgtagcagcccctacTGAGTCCTCTTCCCACTGAAGAATATTCGATACGGGCAGAcaagttttactcataccctccccacccgtgcccgcgcgtttcgaacctgggcTACTCCGGTGGAATCTTAGCCTCGTTCCAACCATGCTACTACCTCGGTGGTACTGCCATTATGATCTTTAACATAGCTATTCTTCATAATATTTTCTATAACACAACTGCATCTACTTCTTGAGTTTGTAGCTGAGTAGCAAATCCTCTTATCTTCCAGGCGAGAGGTACCAGCAAATCCTCTGCCCTGGTTGGGTTGAAAGCTGGGACTTGATTGCatcttttgcatgaaagaagTATTCAATTTCCTTCACACAAATCCACTATTAGATCACccatgcacagatctcaaagcacttcaaaactttattatttaTCCGTCTGCATATATCTCAAAGCGACCAATTGATCATAAttcaaaggtttacaaaagATGCAACTCTAATCCTTCGTGACTTcgagtattaattagcttagtCTGTTCTGAACTCAAGTACCCATAGAGTGGATACATGGGGTGGCTTTGATCCTCTTTATATTGTTTTGAATAAAATAGTTACATCTGGTTTATCTATCAGCTCCTACGTGCTTGATCTCTTAATATTGTTTGTTGGAATGTTTTTCTTTCCACAGTGGACTATTAGTTGACTACAGATCAAGATACTGTCAACTAAAAAATCCaatgcacaaatctcaaaaaataatatttaattaaaaaataaaaatttcctaGTTTAATACTTTTAGTGCAACGGCTATCGCATTCTTTCCTCTCACAGTGGAGAATGATATTGAACGACTCTTGGGATGACTTTTCTCTCGAAAACAAATAAGAAAAGTTATTTTGGTGGATGTGATGGTCATTAAAAAATATTACCATTAGTGTGATGGCACTTCCACTtacttttataaaaagaaaaataataataaaaaagcctACCATAATTGCGGGTGGGTTCTTGGTCACGTCCCCCCGGCTTTTTCTCTACAGCTCTCCGTCGGTCGCTCACGTGATACGGGGCCGTAAAAGGCTACGTACCCTCGCACCAAATTTCAGAATTGGGATCTGGCTTCAATCTAGCAATAGCGGAAAAGATTGAAAATTCTCCTCCCTCCAATATCACTTATTGTATCTTCTCAACGCAATTTTCGAAGGCCAATATATGATGTGTTTAACTCATTTCTCTTACGGATCTCATAATATCATGATCTTTTTTCTAAAGCTTTCGGTTATATGTCAATGATACTATGAAGCTTTTGTATtcccatttataatttttatcagaATAAAACTTTATAGGTGGATGGTTCATCACGctcaaatcttttcttttttttcttgtttagaTCAATCTGTCTATGTTTAACTTTGACCTACATTATTTATTCTTTCTCTATTAGCTTAAGATCGCAATTATTGTTAAATTATTTCTAAATTTATCAGTGAAAGCAAGTTTAgagtttcccttttcttttttcttccccactcttctctctctatctctctctctaataGCAGGTTAAATGCTTCATTTTTTGCcacctttccttctttctttcttttcttcctttctttctttttttttttattcttttaataCTCATACTAAGACAACTGTATTTTCATTTTgtattgcatatttattttcacATATTTGCTAGCCAAGGTCCTTCATTTTATTTTCACATTCATTAAATAAATTCTATCACCCAGATCTCCAAGTTAGCCATAAAAAGTTGACCTAGACTGCCATCGTTGCTACAAAAAGATTTAAATGACTCCATGCAAGCTCCTGGATACGTAACTAAACCTCCACACATGTTACTACCTCCATTTTAGTCCAATATTTTAGCTACTAATGATTGTACCAACCATCCAATTTTCCCCCATATTTTCCACCAGCAAAGAAAGAGAGAACATAAAAACTATCTCCTATGACGAGAAGAACAATGCCGTCACAATCGCCGGCCCATTGGATCCCCAGAAGCTCTGCTGCAAGGCCTGCCAAAGAACACAGGGACCCTCCCAATTAATGCACCCTCTGATAAGAAAAAAGAATCCTGCAAGGTGATCAATGACATACAAATTATGGTATGCGACCATCCCAAGGATACTAAATGCCCCGATGAGAAGCCCGACTCGAAGGCACAACCCATACCTTGTGAACCACTGGTTCGGCCGGTTTGGTGATGGAAAAGACTGCCCGATAAAACAAAAGACTGCCCTCTTTGTTTGACAcgcttttaaattttaatacaAACATCATCTTCATCTTTTTGGATATGACAAGGCTAATCATAAATTAAGATGCCTTTAGGTCATCACCATCAAAGTGGAAGGCAACAAGAGATTGCATGGATGGTGGCTCTCATGATTTCCCTCCATGATGATGGTAATTTAACACTTTAAGATTCATAAAGGGAATGGTCCTCCCCACGAATATTCTTATCTTAAATTTCGTAGTTTAATACTTTTGATGCAACGGCTATCCAATTGTTTCCTCTCAAAGTGGAGGATGATATTGACTGACGTGACTTTTTTTTATAACAAATAGAAAAAGTTATTTTGACGGAAATAATggccattaaaaaaaaggaacattCATTTCCTCATCCACCCTTCCACTCCTTGATACCTTTAGCTTTGTTATAGCAAGAGAGTTCCTCGTCATCAATTGGATTGACAAAGAAATAAGAATAAGTACTTACAAAATTTTTATCTCGATAACGGAATGGCTTGACAATTGCTCTCCTTGGTCGTTAATTACTAGCCACCAATTCATCATTTTCTTCTTGTTGTCCACTACTTTGGTGAGAACTTCAAATCTCCCTTTCACTTTGCTCTCCTAATGATGATTAAGAAGAAGAGTCATGTGGTATTGTCATTTTAAGATCTAAAGTGTTGGATCTTTCTTGCTCAAATGCAGCTCCATTAATTAGGCCATAATATGAAGAAACTTCATCAAAACAATAAATTTGTGAGTCCTCGGATCCATGCACTTCCGGTCCTTCTTCCTTTCATCGTATCCAATAAAAAtgcaattccttgcttttgcatcTAACTTGTTTTTTTGAGATTCCGGCATGTGAACATAAATTTCTCCAAACATCAACTTATAAGAAGACTTCATGTTTGTTAGGCTAAGGGACATTTGATTGATCATATATGTTGCACACTTTATATATATAGCTTTAGAAAAATTTTTAGCATACAACCAGCTCTTGCAAGTCTCCACAAGGTGTCTGATTTTTCTCACAACAACTCTGTTTTGCTATGGCATTTTAGCACAACTAAATTCTGTCTTAATGCCATATTGTcgataaaaaagagaaaaacccaTCGGAAGTGAACTCCCCTCGATTATCTATTTGTAGGCGCTTGATTTTCATCCCAAGTTCACCTTTTACAGTCTCTTTGAACTCCAAAAATCTGGTAAAAACTTCTGATTTATACTTTACAAAATAAACCCACATGAATTTTGTAAAACCATCAACAAAAATTAATATGTAATGAAATCCAAAATAAGATGGAGTTCTAGTTAGTCCCATTAAGTCACTATATATACATTCTAGTGGAGCCTTGCACCTTGAGAGAGATTTGTCAAATGGAAGGCAATGTGCCTTTCTATATTGACAACTTTCATAAATTTCTCCATtatcaaaattagttaattttGGAAGCCCTTTTACCAAGTTCTTTTGCACCATAATTCTTAACTTATTCATGTTAAGATGCCCAAGTCTAGCATGCCATACGAATGCATTACCATTGCTACTCAACTTGTAGCAACTCAATACAAAGATGGAGAACAATCAACTTGTGGTTGTGTTCCCAAATACACTGGTAGGTAGGGACGTACTTCATACTTCATGGAGACTTCTAGTATATACATTCACATTAATTGCATGTAATTAAGATTGCATAGAAAAATGAACAGACATTATAGGAAGATGTAAAGATGAAtgagtatataaatatattaacgATTCTTGCATGAATCTAGTTTAATATATATCTAGAGTGTTCCAACAAATCAATTGCACTAATTTCAACACTGTGATCTGCTGGACGCTATGGAACGAGAGGAATGCTCGGCTTTTTCAGTTCGAAGCATGCTCGTTTGCTAAGGTGTTTCAACGTAGAATCATGCTGCTGAAACAATGGACCTACTGCTATGAAGATTGAAGGCAAATGGGAAAACGCATATTCTCAAGCTTTTTACCGGAGTTAATGGAA
This region includes:
- the LOC108511332 gene encoding protein PYRICULARIA ORYZAE RESISTANCE 21-like translates to MAEKISTLEIKVDLGCRYCYKKIQKTLCKLQERENIKTISYDKKNNTVTISGPFDPEKLSKKLRCMACKVIIAIIIVVEKPKPKPPAPPPPPPVPCKCCCKVCNNIKIISCDHHKDPKCTVTKKVIKDPTPEKEKDDKDKKTTEKETKKKVINDIEIIICEHPKCPDSCTEPPKKIKCPPPCEPPCQPPCPPPCPPSCPPPCEPPCPPTCEPPCPPPCPPPCQPPICQVCCWMPSSGGYQGGSRCYSCGRIYGCAPDCPPMPYGGTSYGGYQFILKEDPSASCTIM